Proteins encoded together in one Chitinophaga sp. LS1 window:
- a CDS encoding site-specific integrase — translation MEELKAIENKEFENEMLKQVKELFLFSCYTGLAFADLLSLKPENIFTANDGMKWIKTSRAKTGTPVYVPLLKQAISILNIYNQDAEYIFPSTTNQNINRGLKIISEICEIKKHLTFHLARHTFATTITLMNGVPIESISKMLGHTKLSTTMIYAKVTQSKVAMDMAMLQQKMNENE, via the coding sequence TTGGAAGAGCTGAAGGCTATAGAGAATAAAGAATTTGAAAATGAGATGCTAAAGCAGGTAAAAGAGCTGTTTCTTTTCAGTTGTTACACAGGATTGGCATTTGCGGATTTATTGAGTTTAAAGCCGGAGAATATATTTACTGCTAATGATGGAATGAAATGGATTAAGACATCCAGAGCAAAAACAGGTACACCTGTATACGTACCATTACTCAAACAGGCAATATCGATATTGAATATATACAATCAAGACGCGGAGTATATTTTCCCAAGCACCACCAATCAAAATATCAATAGAGGTCTTAAAATAATCAGTGAAATCTGTGAGATAAAAAAGCACCTGACGTTTCACCTTGCGAGGCATACGTTTGCAACTACTATAACGCTAATGAATGGAGTGCCTATAGAGTCAATCAGTAAGATGTTAGGTCATACGAAGCTGAGTACGACCATGATTTATGCGAAGGTAACGCAGAGTAAAGTAGCAATGGATATGGCGATGTTACAGCAGAAAATGAACGAGAATGAATAG
- a CDS encoding phage integrase SAM-like domain-containing protein: MKQQINPSDWNEAKGCAKSKSDELRRFNSYLEEVRAKLVRHYQQLRLGDEGINADMVKQAFLNYDKPVEQHSLMWLIGHHNEIMKTVLVPGTMKNYRTTESYLQLFIKKHYGTNDVLLRKLAFEFITGFEHYVRTQPLKEHDQCTNNGTMKHMERLKKIMK, encoded by the coding sequence ATGAAACAGCAAATCAATCCCTCTGATTGGAATGAGGCGAAGGGATGTGCTAAGAGTAAATCGGATGAGTTAAGGCGGTTTAACAGCTATTTGGAAGAGGTAAGGGCTAAGTTAGTCCGGCATTACCAGCAATTAAGATTGGGAGATGAGGGAATAAATGCGGATATGGTGAAGCAGGCATTTTTAAATTACGATAAGCCTGTAGAACAGCATTCTTTGATGTGGCTCATAGGCCATCACAATGAAATTATGAAAACAGTCCTGGTTCCCGGGACTATGAAAAACTATCGCACTACTGAGAGCTATTTACAGCTGTTTATTAAAAAACATTATGGTACAAATGATGTGTTGCTTAGGAAGCTTGCTTTTGAGTTTATTACTGGTTTTGAGCATTATGTTAGGACCCAGCCATTGAAGGAGCATGATCAATGCACAAATAATGGGACTATGAAGCATATGGAGCGCCTGAAGAAAATAATGAAATAG